A single window of Debaryomyces hansenii CBS767 chromosome F complete sequence DNA harbors:
- a CDS encoding DEHA2F03718p (similar to uniprot|P22211 Saccharomyces cerevisiae YNL183C NPR1 Protein kinase that stabilizes several plasma membrane amino acid transporters by antagonizing their ubiquitin-mediated degradation): MNLETPNRKANGGKLPISSLTRLLNESSSNNTTPILSKNHSQTSLDSTSETITPSHQNHDILEGNGHRPDLGSEDVDAITGGVGGFSMDENYDDGSLDVAQPQVINGFDPSIDIVPEDSFLVPESPRTQGGRNSGNTAFQYRDVPIKPPTVASPRTKRTGSVSHSSFLNTGGYGGESMSSSIPYSAPGGRSHLSSSFTNLNGLGTNSSANQSSSFSSEAPITHDNSHIPNLPNGQPISSIHIQSPQVNSSSIEPRFVISKQRVAQAQAQASLSTSNKSSSQSGLSYFFSSKNKGPNKKPSSSTDLGSFYNNAYQDYNNSVVLSSPSSISSNESISSNAFPAPSRHNSMANLKRFFKKSTPTNPAPASSLSSSLRSNGSDRNSIPVNSDFNTTMSSSFQPGSYGQSLTESSSNASYSQSPNTGLTIGSSSVSRSSSVLQNKMNYQRERRGSVSVLINPQQQLPFSKRYGKLGDNLGAGAGGAVKLVNRLSDKQVFAVKEFRAKYQNETKRDYAKKITGEYCIGSTLKHPNIIETIEICYENERILQVMEYCDFDLFAIVMSNKMSREEINCCFKQILSAINYLHSMGLAHRDLKLDNCVIDNRGIVKIIDFGSAVVFSYPFTKTLIEAQGIVGSDPYLAPEVCVFNKYDPRPVDVWSAAIIYCCMILKKFPWKVPKLSDNSFKLFASRGEMIPLSEMLKKTPEQSSNDLNERGDELDISEMNPISISKSESSNPQSLNSQGKPHTSSESGAGRLLLALPEDCRPLIGKMVELPPACRISIEECFNDDWLTSIDMCYVEQTLTSDGSTNFEVVPCDNHDHTQVDQSKAHIAAFDKTKKKQ; this comes from the coding sequence ATGAATTTAGAAACGCCTAACCGAAAGGCTAACGGTGGGAAATTGCCGATTAGTTCGCTAACGAGGTTGTTAAATGAGTCAAGCTCGAACAATACTACGCCGATACTTTCTAAGAATCACTCTCAGACATCATTGGATTCTACGAGTGAAACAATTACACCATCGCATCAAAATCACGATATATTGGAAGGAAACGGACACAGACCCGATTTGGGGTCTGAAGATGTAGATGCTATCACCGGGGGTGTAGGTGGATTTTCGATGGATGAGAATTATGACGACGGCTCATTGGATGTCGCACAACCGCAGGTCATCAACGGGTTTGATCCATCGATAGATATTGTTCCGGAAGATTCGTTCTTGGTTCCTGAATCTCCAAGGACTCAAGGGGGCAGAAATAGTGGCAATACTGCTTTCCAGTACAGAGACGTTCCGATTAAGCCGCCCACCGTTGCCAGCCCTAGGACAAAGAGAACAGGCTCGGTATCACATTCTTCGTTCTTGAATACTGGAGGATACGGAGGTGAAAGCATGTCGTCGTCGATCCCATACAGTGCACCTGGAGGGAGAAGTCATTTATCGAGTTCTTTTACGAATTTAAATGGATTGGGAACTAATTCGCTGGCAAATCAATCGTCAAGCTTCTCCAGTGAAGCGCCCATTACTCATGATAATTCACATATCCCTAATTTGCCCAATGGACAGCcgatttcatcaattcatattcaatcTCCTCAGGTTAATTCTTCGTCGATTGAACCACGTTTTGTTATTTCCAAGCAGCGAGTAGCTCAGGCACAAGCTCAGGCGTCATTGAGTACTTCGAATAAATCAAGCTCTCAATCGGGATTATcatatttcttctcttcgAAGAATAAAGGTCCAAATAAAAAACCCTCGTCATCAACAGATTTAGGTTCATTCTATAATAATGCCTATCAAGATTATAACAATTCTGTCGTGTTGAGCTCTCCATcatctatttcatcaaatgaaTCAATCAGTTCAAATGCATTTCCAGCTCCTTCAAGACATAATTCGATGgctaatttgaaaagattcttcaagaagtcGACTCCAACCAACCCAGCACCAGCTTCAAGTTTATCGTCGTCGTTGAGATCTAATGGAAGCGACCGAAATAGCATTCCTGTTAATAGTGATTTTAATACTACAATGAGCAGTTCGTTCCAACCTGGGTCATACGGACAATCATTGACTGAGTCGTCATCCAATGCCTCGTATTCCCAGTCTCCTAATACTGGGCTCACTATTGGCTCATCTTCCGTCAGTCGTTCCTCGTCAGTTTTGCAGaataaaatgaattatcagCGCGAACGAAGAGGTTCCGTACTGGTCTTGATTAATCCTCAGCAGCAATTGCCATTCTCAAAGAGATACGGAAAGCTCGGTGATAATTTGGGTGCCGGTGCTGGTGGTGCTGTGAAATTAGTGAACAGATTATCGGACAAACAAGTATTTGCGGTGAAAGAATTTAGAGCCAAATACCAAAATGAAACTAAAAGGGATTACGCTAAGAAAATCACTGGTGAATATTGTATTGGCTCTACTTTGAAGCATCCGAACATTATTGAAACCATTGAAATTTGTTACGAAAATGAGCGTATCTTACAGGTTATGGAATACtgtgattttgatttatttgcaattgTGATGTCCAACAAGATGTCACGAGAAGAAATTAACTGTTGTTTCAAACAGATTTTATCTGCAATAAACTACTTACATTCAATGGGTTTAGCACATAGAGATTTAAAACTTGATAATTGTgttattgataatagagGTATTGTAaagattattgattttggttcTGCAGTCGTCTTTTCTTATCCATTTACAAAGACTTTGATTGAAGCACAAGGTATTGTAGGTTCAGATCCATATTTGGCACCCGAAGTGTGTGTTTTCAATAAGTACGATCCTCGACCAGTGGATGTTTGGTCAGCGGCTATTATATACTGCTgtatgatattgaaaaaattccCATGGAAAGTTCCAAAATTATCAGATAATAGCTTTAAGTTGTTTGCTAGTAGAGGTGAAATGATTCCATTATCTGAAATGCTTAAAAAGACTCCAGAACAAAGTagtaatgatttgaatgaaAGGGGTGACGAATTAGACATTAGTGAAATGAACCCAATTTCGATTTCTAAATCTGAATCAAGTAACCCCCAATCGCTCAACTCCCAAGGTAAGCCCCATACTTCAAGCGAATCAGGTGCGGGAAGATTGCTACTTGCTTTACCAGAGGACTGTCGTCCCTTGATCGGCAAGATGGTAGAATTACCTCCAGCATGTCGTATctcaattgaagaatgttTCAACGATGATTGGTTGACATCTATTGATATGTGTTATGTGGAACAGACATTAACTCTGGATGGGTCTACAAATTTCGAGGTTGTGCCTTGTGACAATCATGACCACACCCAAGTGGATCAATCAAAAGCTCATATAGCTGCATTCGATAAAACTAAGAAAAAGCAGTAA
- a CDS encoding mitochondrial 54S ribosomal protein YmL19 (highly similar to uniprot|P53875 Saccharomyces cerevisiae YNL185c MRPL19 ribosomal protein of the large subunit): protein MSAKNVMVKLIVGAGQAAPAPPVGPALGSKGVKAIDFCKEFNARTGNYQPGIPIPCLLTIKPDRSFTFEMKSPPTSWLLLKAAQAKKGSDKPTHNIVGEVSLKHVYEIAKIKKTDDRHKEVDLQAICGAVISTAEAVGVKIVP from the coding sequence ATGTCAGCTAAGAATGTTATGGTTAAATTGATTGTGGGCGCTGGACAAGCGGCGCCTGCTCCTCCGGTTGGTCCAGCGTTAGGTTCCAAGGGTGTTAAGGCCATAGATTTTTGTAAAGAATTCAATGCAAGAACTGGTAATTACCAACCAGGTATTCCAATTCCATGCTTATTAACCATTAAGCCTGATAGATCATTCACTTTTGAGATGAAGTCACCGCCTACTTCATGGTTGTTATTAAAAGCAGCACAAGCTAAAAAGGGATCAGATAAGCCAACGCATAATATAGTGGGTGAAGTCTCGTTGAAACATGTGTACGAAATCGCTAAGATTAAGAAAACAGACGACAGACATAAGGAAGTAGACTTACAAGCGATCTGTGGTGCGGTGATTCTGACTGCTGAAGCAGTTGGTGTTAAAATCGTTCCTTAG
- a CDS encoding DEHA2F03762p (some similarities with uniprot|P53214 Saccharomyces cerevisiae YGR023w MTL1 and similar to CA0076|IPF8866 Candida albicans IPF8866 unknown function): MTYVESMMGNVRDIFRRADEDTGNGGGLQDDGGFNATSSSSSSRGPTSSSGDDGPTGGSSLTSDNSETIGPTSDGSETVSETSGPTSGPASATSSDITSESSSENSSSSSSSSDTSSSDTSSSETSRSSSSRSSSSSSVSSSSVRSSSSRSSSRSLSSSNNPSSSSFISSSSSSSASPSSSFLTSSSIPFSSSESSSSHSSSQERSSSSVTLSSSSSSPSSTPSQASSTSHSESSTRASSSRSSSRSSSRSSSSHTQSSSSPSSSSDRTSSDRTSSDRTSSSHVTPTSSSSFSSYYTTIEDSGTTITSLVTVPTSAANDQTDTPSSTSEKNAKLIGGLVGSIGGTIVIGLLVALFLFLKKRKKVTNQSPDFNDNTSGDSDSYKDKSGFKKLFSSKNTNTYGGVAGVTDIERQNNTPVIQADDESNEESDDFVYRGVTNNNNLDSIFRSTASNSSGQNTAAGGSANQSANHTRMNSIGHALDIPYETRESEEHDPFASHTRINSDGTDNFSPSDYDIDQNDLVPADRSNIFGEESHSNNSRSRFHEEII, translated from the coding sequence ATGACATACGTTGAGAGCATGATGGGTAATGTGCGGGACATATTTCGAAGGGCGGACGAAGATACTGGGAACGGAGGAGGATTGCAAGATGACGGGGGGTTTAATGCAACGTCGAGCCTGAGTTCGAGCAGGGGGCCGACGTCAAGTTCGGGGGACGATGGGCCCACGGGAGGATCGAGTTTGACGAGCGACAATTCGGAGACGATAGGGCCTACGAGTGATGGGAGTGAGACGGTGAGTGAGACGAGCGGTCCAACTAGTGGCCCGGCAAGTGCCACTAGTTCGGATATTACGAGTGAGAGTTCTAGTGAGAACTCGAGTAGTAGCTCGTCGAGTTCTGACACTTCTAGTTCTGACACTTCGAGTTCTGAAACTTCGCGTTCTAGTTCTTCTAGATCTTCGAGTTCCAGCTCGGTCAGTTCGAGTTCTGTTAGATCCAGCTCCTCGCGTTCCAGTTCTAGATCTTTAAGCTCGTCGAATAATCCCAGTTCGTCGAGTTTTATCTCATCGAGCTCCAGTTCCTCAGCTTCGCCGAGCTCGAGTTTTTTGACATCGAGTTCGATCCCCTTCTCGTCGAGTGAATCCAGCTCGTCGCACTCTTCATCACAAGAGCGTTCCAGCCTGTCTGTGACCTTGTCATCGTCGTCTTCTTCGCCTTCAAGCACTCCAAGCCAGGCGTCGCTGACCTCACACTCGGAATCATCCACGCGGGCCAGCTCTTCAAGAAGCTCTTCAAGAAGCTCTTCAAGAAGCTCCTCATCGCACACAcaatcatcatcttctcCTTCATCATCCTCTGACAGAACATCCTCTGATAGAACATCCTCTGATAGAACATCATCATCTCATGTAACACCTACATCATCACTGTCATTCTCCTCATACTACACGACTATCGAAGATTCCGGCACTACAATAACTTCATTGGTCACAGTGCCCACGTCGGCGGCAAATGATCAAACTGACACCCCCAGCTCCACATCGGAAAAGAACGCCAAATTGATTGGTGGTTTGGTCGGATCTATTGGGGGTACCATTGTCATTGGGCTCCTTGTTgcattattcttatttttgaagaaaagaaagaaggtCACAAACCAATCGCCAGACTTCAACGATAATACTTCTGGTGATTCGGACTCGTATAAAGACAAATCGGGGTTCAAAAAGTTATTCTCATCTAAGAATACTAACACCTACGGTGGTGTTGCTGGCGTGACAGATATCGAAAGACAGAATAACACTCCTGTGATCCAGGCCGATGATGAGAGCAATGAAGAAAGCGATGACTTCGTATATCGTGGTGTCacgaataataataacctCGACAGTATATTCAGGTCAACTGCATCCAACTCATCGGGCCAGAATACGGCCGCCGGCGGTAGTGCAAACCAAAGTGCCAACCACACTCGTATGAATTCAATCGGTCACGCATTGGATATACCTTATGAGACTCGAGAGTCCGAAGAGCATGATCCTTTTGCAAGCCATACTCGAATAAACTCCGACGGAACGGACAACTTCAGTCCATCTGACTATGACATAGATCAGAATGACTTGGTTCCTGCTGATCGGAGTAATATCTTTGGCGAGGAAAGTCATAGTAATAATTCTCGTTCGAGATTCCACGAGGAAATTATTTga
- a CDS encoding DEHA2F03784p (weakly similar to uniprot|Q12523 Saccharomyces cerevisiae YPL247c and similar to CA3884|IPF6367 Candida albicans IPF6367 unknown function), protein MEWQNPTKYKRSSVSMGMPYSQGGYGLSYTSPQQQQRTQFYSGRHALLPPSSNGNNRGLANEGGSGVLDRHSYYFSPDPLYCSDWTYLNGGEMDCIALSSYKEGFSNKISVVHGVGYGREATCAGNGDMDDDDVTMGSPTSSAYQDDAIEGFDFHKVAEVSVDYPVTNLQWDPSMLRMGNGVSERLGASSEVLRLYKVDHEALDKNSDYKLTQTHILANNTATASSSTSSSAQSNTGASGSASEDMNTFPPVTSFDWNKVDPNLIITSSVDTTCTVWDLNRSSLTADPSSDSGAATDTATVKTQLIAHDSEVFDVKFIHNSTNVFASVGNDGSMRVFDLRSLEHSTIIYEPSHPPTSASTLTTPHHNSRALLKLSASNIDQNYLATIGVNSNQVIIIDMRMPGLPVAALDGSLGGANTAAINSIQWHPSSNYLLTGGDDCQALVWDCNNIRHPGAPKTPSSASSHPPEFTSLVESPVLAYSDDLEVNNVCWRRDQGDWMGVVSGKGFQAVSI, encoded by the coding sequence ATGGAGTGGCAGAATCCAACTAAATACAAACGAAGTTCTGTTTCTATGGGGATGCCGTATTCGCAAGGAGGATACGGGCTTTCTTATACCAGTccacaacaacaacaaaggACGCAATTCTATAGCGGTCGACATGCGCTACTACCACCCAGCTCGAATGGGAACAACAGGGGATTAGCTAACGAAGGAGGGTCGGGTGTTCTTGATCGCCATAGCTACTATTTTTCTCCCGATCCATTATATTGCTCAGACTGGACATATTTAAATGGCGGAGAGATGGATTGCATTGCATTGAGCTCGTATAAGGAAGGGTTCTCCAACAAGATACTGGTTGTTCATGGAGTAGGCTACGGACGAGAAGCTACGTGTGCGGGCAATGGCGATATGGATGACGATGATGTCACGATGGGGTCGCCCACGTCAAGCGCTTACCAGGATGATGCGATCGAGGGGTTTGATTTCCACAAGGTGGCAGAGGTATCGGTAGATTACCCTGTCACTAACTTGCAGTGGGATCCGTCGATGCTCAGAATGGGAAATGGGGTGTCTGAGCGGTTGGGCGCATCGCTGGAAGTGTTGAGACTCTACAAGGTGGATCACGAAGCACTCGATAAGAATAGCGACTACAAATTGACCCAGACGCATATTCTTGCCAATAACACGGCGACTGCATCGTCGTCGACGTCTTCGTCCGCTCAGTCGAATACCGGTGCATCGGGAAGCGCAAGTGAAGACATGAACACTTTTCCACCCGTCACTTCATTTGACTGGAACAAGGTCGACCCCAACCTCATCATAACGTCTTCTGTCGATACGACATGCACGGTATGGGACTTGAATCGATCGAGCCTCACTGCAGACCCCAGTTCAGACCTGGGCGCCGCCACAGACACGGCCACTGTCAAGACCCAGCTCATCGCCCACGACTCGGAGGTGTTCGACGTCAAGTTCATCCACAACTCGACCAATGTGTTTGCGTCGGTAGGAAACGATGGGTCGATGCGTGTGTTTGACTTGAGGTCGTTGGAGCATTCGACCATCATCTACGAGCCGTCGCACCCACCGACATCTGCGCTGACCCTAACAACACCTCACCACAACTCGCGGGCGCTTCTCAAGCTCTCGGCGTCCAACATCGACCAGAATTACTTGGCCACCATCGGCGTCAACTCAAACCAGGTAATAATCATCGACATGCGAATGCCCGGACTCCCAGTGGCGGCGCTCGATGGATCATTGGGCGGAGCCAACACCGCAGCCATCAACTCAATCCAATGGCACCCGTCTTCCAACTATCTTCTCACCGGCGGCGACGACTGTCAGGCCCTTGTGTGGGATTGTAACAACATCCGCCATCCCGGTGCCCCAAAAACCCCGTCGTCGGCCTCGTCACACCCACCCGAGTTCACCTCACTCGTCGAGTCGCCCGTGCTAGCCTACAGCGACGACCTCGAGGTCAACAACGTGTGTTGGCGCCGTGACCAAGGTGACTGGATGGGTGTTGTCAGCGGCAAGGGCTTCCAGGCCGTTCTGATATGA
- a CDS encoding DEHA2F03806p (similar to uniprot|P49095 Saccharomyces cerevisiae YMR189W GCV2 P subunit of the mitochondrial glycine decarboxylase complex required for the catabolism of glycine to 5 10-methylene-THF) produces MISRVVARSARANRLSTLTRSVPRAYNLNLKLAASNRFLASKADTSSADYEKVYDPSAKTVSLGNLDTFARRHLGPTPENVKTMLSALGYKDLDEFLSKAIPEHVLYKRALQIQPQQGFTESEMLEHLHNLANKNKIVKSFIGKGYAGTKVPPVIQRNLLESPEWYTSYTPYQPEISQGRLESLLNYQTMVTSLTGLNMANASLLDEGTAAGEAMSLSFHSLKGKRGKYAVDTNLHPQTLDVMKSRAENIGVEIVELPLSTQEGLEELERIASDSCGALVQYPGTDGSLNNYTKVGEIVHAHKGLFAMATDLLALTLIKSPAEFNADIALGTSQRFGVPFGYGGPHAAFFATNMKYSRKIPGRIVGLSKDRLGKPALRLALQTREQHIKREKATSNICTAQALLANMAAMYAVYHGPKGLKDIASRVYGYTTVLANEISNNSQHEIVNDKWFDTLTVKLGGGVKSDEILNKALNEYNINLFKAGEDKVSLCLDETVEEKDLIALVDVFTGNDSFSTSSISELPKLPTELLRTDEILAHPVFNTHRSETSMLRYLHLLQSRDLSLANSMIPLGSCTMKLNATVEMQTLSMPGFNQIHPFAPLNQAQGYKELVDEFEKDLNDITGFDATTNMPNSGAQGEYTGLSLIRQYHKSKGEYEQRNICLIPVSAHGTNPASAAMCGLKVVPVKCLNNGSIDVDDLKVKAEKHAENLCSIMITYPSTYGLFEPGIKTAIDLVHNNGGLVYLDGANMNAQVGLTSPGDLGADVCHLNIHKTFALSHGGGGPGQAPVCVKEHLKPFLPKHHFLDTPHSTNESIQAVNSAPYGSASVIPVSYSYIKMLGAKALPHVSSIAMLNANYMLEKLKDDYQIMFVDHSASTDEGLKHCAHEFILDLREFKAVGVEAIDVAKRLQDYGFHAPTMSFPVAGTLMIEPTESENLEELDRFINSLLSIRKEINAMANKEPLGQVLKNAPHSLNDIVSTSQADWEARGYTREQAAYPLPFLKESKCWPSVSRVDDTYGDMNLMCTCPSVEEVAADQ; encoded by the coding sequence ATGATTTCAAGAGTTGTTGCAAGATCAGCTCGTGCTAATAGATTGTCTACATTGACTAGATCTGTTCCAAGGGCATAcaacttgaatttgaagcTTGCCGCTAGTAACAGATTTTTAGCTTCCAAGGCAGATACTTCATCCGCTGACTATGAGAAGGTTTATGATCCAAGCGCCAAAACTGTCTCTTTAGGCAATTTGGACACCTTTGCTAGACGTCATCTTGGTCCTACACCAGAAAATGTCAAGACCATGTTGTCAGCTTTGGGATACAAGGATTTGGACGAATTCTTAAGTAAGGCTATCCCAGAACATGTTTTATACAAGAGAGCATTACAAATTCAACCACAACAAGGGTTCACCGAGCTGGAAATGTTAGAACATTTACATAACTTGGCCAATAAGAACAAAATTGTCAAGTCTTTTATTGGTAAGGGTTATGCTGGTACTAAGGTTCCACCAGTGATCCAAAGAAACTTATTGGAATCACCAGAATGGTATACTTCTTATACTCCATACCAACCAGAAATCTCGCAAGGTAGATtagaatcattattaaactACCAAACCATGGTTACTTCCTTAACTGGTTTAAATATGGCTAATGCTTCATTATTGGATGAAGGTACCGCTGCAGGTGAAGCCATGTCCTTATCATTCCACAGTTTGAAGGGCAAAAGAGGTAAATATGCGGTTGATACTAACCTCCACCCTCAGACTTTAGATGTTATGAAATCTAGAGCCGAAAATATCGGAGTAGAAATTGTCGAATTACCATTATCTACTCAAGAAGgtcttgaagaattagagaGGATTGCTTCTGATTCGTGCGGTGCCTTAGTTCAATACCCAGGTACTGATGGTTCGCTTAACAACTACACTAAAGTTGGTGAGATTGTTCATGCTCACAAGGGTCTTTTCGCCATGGCTACTGATTTATTAGCTTTGACTTTAATCAAATCACCAGCAGAATTTAATGCCGACATTGCATTGGGTACTTCTCAAAGATTCGGTGTTCCATTCGGTTACGGTGGTCCACACGCTGCATTTTTCGCAACCAACATGAAATACTCTCGTAAAATTCCAGGCAGAATTGTTGGTTTATCAAAGGATAGATTAGGTAAACCTGCCTTGAGATTAGCGTTACAAACCAGAGAACAGCATATTAAGCGTGAAAAGGCTACCTCTAATATTTGTACTGCTCAAGCTTTATTAGCTAACATGGCTGCCATGTATGCTGTTTACCATGGACCAAAGGGATTGAAAGACATTGCTTCTAGAGTTTACGGTTACACTACTGTTTTAGCTAATGAAATCTCCAACAATTCTCAACACGAGATTGTCAACGATAAATGGTTTGATACCTTAACTGTTAAGTTGGGTGGTGGTGTTAAGTCTGACGAAATCTTGAACAAGGCTCTTAACGAgtataatatcaatttattcaaggCAGGCGAAGATAAGGTCTCCTTGTGTTTGGATGAAACTGTCGAAGAAAAGGACTTGATTGCATTGGTGGATGTTTTCACAGGCAACGATCTGTTCAGCACATCGTCAATCTCAGAATTACCAAAATTACCAACCGAGTTATTGAGAACCGACGAAATCTTAGCTCATCCAGTTTTCAACACCCATCGTTCTGAAACTTCCATGTTACGTTACTTGCATTTATTGCAAAGTAGAGATTTATCTTTGGCTAATTCCATGATCCCATTAGGTTCATGTACTATGAAATTGAATGCCACCGTTGAAATGCAAACTTTATCTATGCCAGGTTTCAATCAAATACATCCATTTGCTCCGTTAAACCAGGCTCAAGGTTACAAGGAATTAGTCGACGAATTCGAAAAAGATTTAAATGACATCACTGGTTTTGATGCTACTACCAATATGCCAAATTCTGGTGCTCAAGGTGAATACACTGGTTTATCATTAATCAGACAATATCATAAATCCAAGGGTGAATACGAACAAAGAAACATTTGTCTTATTCCAGTTAGTGCTCACGGTACTAACCCAGCCTCTGCTGCTATGTGTGGATTAAAGGTTGTTCCAGTCAAGTGTTTGAATAACGGTTCTATTGATGTAGATGACTTGAAAGTGAAGGCCGAAAAGCACGCTGAAAATCTTTGTTCTATCATGATCACATACCCATCTACTTACGGTTTATTCGAGCCAGGTATCAAGACTGCAATTGACCTTGTGCACAACAACGGTGGTTTAGTGTACTTGGATGGTGCTAACATGAACGCCCAAGTTGGTTTGACTTCGCCAGGTGACTTAGGTGCAGATGTCTGTCACTTGAACATTCACAAGACCTTTGCATTATCCCACGGTGGTGGTGGTCCAGGTCAAGCCCCAGTATGTGTGAAGGAACACTTAAAGCCATTCTTACCAAAGCATCACTTCTTAGACACTCCTCATTCCACTAATGAATCCATCCAAGCCGTTAACTCTGCTCCATACGGTTCTGCTTCAGTTATCCCAGTTTCCTACTCGTACATCAAGATGTTGGGTGCCAAGGCCTTACCACACGTTTCGTCTATTGCCATGTTGAACGCTAACTACATGTTAGAAAAGTTGAAGGACGACTACCAAATTATGTTCGTCGACCATAGTGCCTCCACCGACGAGGGATTGAAGCACTGTGCTCACGAGTTCATCTTGGACTTGAGAGAATTCAAGGCTGTTGGTGTTGAAGCCATCGATGTTGCCAAGAGATTACAAGATTACGGCTTCCATGCCCCTACCATGTCTTTCCCAGTGGCCGGTACATTGATGATTGAACCAACCGAATCTGAAAACTTGGAAGAATTGGACAGATTCATCAACTCCTTATTGTCCATCAGAAAGGAAATCAATGCCATGGCCAATAAAGAACCATTAGGCCAAGTATTGAAGAATGCTCCTCATTCGTTGAATGATATCGTCTCCACTTCCCAAGCCGACTGGGAAGCCAGAGGCTACACTAGAGAACAGGCTGCATACCCATTGCCCTTCTTGAAGGAATCTAAGTGCTGGCCTTCCGTTTCCAGAGTAGACGATACTTACGGTGACATGAACTTGATGTGCACTTGTCCATCAGTTGAAGAGGTTGCCGCAGACCAATAA